A DNA window from Centroberyx gerrardi isolate f3 chromosome 3, fCenGer3.hap1.cur.20231027, whole genome shotgun sequence contains the following coding sequences:
- the evpla gene encoding envoplakin a: MFKKKDSKESTLKVSGKISKTQASSLALLIVRMQQNADQVEKDVLRAEELLAVDAENEKQELPFQHQNEISDRLGEAEGLLKDLFLDVDKAKKLKHPQGRDIENDVSHLHERWLKDCAFYRDVYEQVDDVSLMPRIDWAPVINQKQKEVNTEEYGPTMDDLKKQIAAHNILHKEIEAYSSQLNVSSAGSKEKYTAIKKQYNNLLDNSKWRRHYLSSLYDYMQGCNKELGFLGEEQEKIKRQDWSDRMVDPPDVRRQYENFKNNSLLSHETEVNKLQDDGDRLIDLKHPASTTIQAQRDAARNEWQKFLNLCICQETHLDNVEDFKKYQMDTEQLSETLTKLNSSLDPKAVSRKSNSETLLQLEAEDKAVQRSEQLLADLRKRSTTIAPLKLRRLAPSRPITVESLCDWETDKESLSRGDRFTLKANSDIENWDVVSSDGATKTFPGVCFQIPPPDPEAIDKVDLLGGELADIKKRRAALLASLKNHNTDVSRAQQAAPVSAAPLSPKVAALADELDQLDGDLAQAEQDVLSRLRTPLNRSDPATDLANRLKEQEKAAKALKALEQKKAAAQADLQPLLSKDPSATSSALPLKLSAANNKHDGISALADLYTKKANASLNLESQIKKVDGIVSGFEKKLSEDGPIPDSPNAIPTQAQEIQSLRKTVAGAQDDMKKLGQDLETTEQLCSSLQQGYHEYCPDIRRQGTQVKELQNRYANVTNQLKERENLLQEATAKNQEFQSTSKSLNSFLDNLPKNQMNSTDDLSQVNAKQSSQERVMDDLKRKGDDMDRVVDLSQDLQNLLNEYDASVDKYNSTLDDAGATVAKKPHIPTLADAVQKQEKALVNRYAETSAENNQRLNQMGLAKNLIAQNEEKVHVVAQQQVQLESQQRTFSEINSLKKDLEDEKERVAHTETDLRTFKERMLSLKSRRGVERVEEKEVLQYYRDPKLESDLADLQNKMHEEALKRSTTQGEVEVLNKKITILEDTLKNTTPKLVTREVTEFERDPQLDVEAAKLKDEIARIKDDVRVRDGETIHMKTEVTILQQKRPPIKERVVKKEVVKVEKDPVMLSAVRTFETEISDESNKSKLINDEIFQTRSQINALERIIPNIQPKIITKEVKKIEQDPDLINESKKIRSGLEEERIENNTLVRELTELHSRYREVQDWKPRIEVKEIVNEIYRIDPNTEVEIMRLKKDIQDSSKQRSDLDSDITLVTSDVNVLRSEKPRIELKEVLQEVVKEERSPENEREIQRLNDQVNHLHSTYNSIQDQLRLLRKERDEWKAEKSKVETKLVTRDVIKYEDDPLLEKEADRLRRDVREEAQLRRTTEEMVFDLQNKYILLERQKPEEKVVVQEVLRLQKDPRQVVEHERLGRNLDDEVKSRRQIELELQQLRTKVEDKEKILRESDEHQKKILVESELREIRLRIKQLENAPPPVEESIVVEEVLKVERDPKLERMTNGLRSDIDKETNDVLRLQRDIRNTNVKLEILQREKSVEKTVYKEVVRVEKDQAVEAERDRLREQVSQEKFARQDLEDEIKRLSDKINFLQTTKSSSSREETSLTLNRDALQRERDNLNRELKTLESERHDISLSFQQHSRLMSERTQMSRQRSLKMESDIQRLEREILDEKDKIHLRDSTIRELQLGKQKEENAETRTKETNVSTKITILDPDTGKDMSPYEALLQGLIDRQQYIHLQELECDWEEITSMGPDGETTVLQDRKSGKQYSIKNALKDGRLTKYDLQKYKDGKMPISEFALLVAGDNKKQPQFNSIIPKSTTSVKSAPSNPPTSTEIHPIAGIMDTNTDTCFTIRSATMRKLIDTTTAQRLLEAQAATGGIIDISNKQKYSVHKAADRGLIDATQLQRLLNAQKAFTGVEDPMTKERLSVGEAVQKGWMPKETAIRYMEAQHLTGGLVNPNTNSRVNIFDAIGAKMIDSTMMRELQADTNYAKEIIDPITKEKINYKQALDRSKKDPLSGLSMLPASSKDSGYTPMYTSHRYSRH; encoded by the exons ATGTTTAAGAAAAAGGACAGTAAGGAGAGTACGCTGAAGGTCTCCGGCAAGATCAGCAa GACCCAGGCCAGCAGCCTGGCCTTGCTGATCGTCCGGATGCAGCAGAATGCCGACCAGGTGGAGAAAGACGTCCTCAGGGCTGAGGAACTGCTGGCCGTG GATGCCGAGAACGAAAAGCAAGAGCTGCCCTTCCAGCACCAGAACGAGATCTCTGACCGGCTGGGCGAGGCCGAGGGCCTGCTGAAGGACCTCTTCCTGGACGTCGACAAGGCCAAGAAGCTCAAACACCCGCAGGGCCGGGACATAGAGAACGA TGTGAGCCACCTCCATGAGCGCTGGCTGAAGGACTGTGCCTTCTACCGGGACGTCTATGAGCAGGTGGACGACGTGTCGCTGATGCCCCGAATCGACTGGGCTCCTGTTATCAACCAGAAGCAG AAAGAGGTGAACACGGAGGAGTACGGCCCCACCATGGATGATCTGAAGAAGCAGATCGCTGCCCACAACATCCTCCACAAGGAGATCGAGGCCTACAGCTCCCAGCTCAACGTCAGCTCCGCTGGCAGCAAG GAGAAATATACAGCGATCAAGAAGCAATACAACAACCTGCTG GACAACTCCAAGTGGCGTCGCCACTACCTGAGCAGCCTGTACGACTACATGCAGGGCTGCAACAAGGAGCTGGGCTTCCTGGGAGAAGAGCAGGAGAAGATCAAGAGGCAGGACTGGAGCGACCGCATGGTGGACCCGCCTGATGTCCGCAGGCAGTATGAG AACTTCAAGAACAACAGCCTGCTGTCCCATGAGACCGAGGTGAACAAACTCCAGGACGACGGAGACCGACTCATAGACCTGAAGCACCCTGCCAGCACCACAATACAG gctcagagagatgccgCCCGGAACGAGTGGCAGAAATTCCTCAATCTCTGCATTTGTCAAGAGACGCATCTGGACAATGTGGAGGATTTCAAAAAG TACCAAATGGACACAGAGCAGCTGTCAGAGACGCTGACCAAACTCAACAGCAGCCTGGACCCCAAGGCTGTCAGCAGGAAGAGCAACTCAGAGACACTGCTGCAGCTCGAG GCGGAGGACAAGGCTGTGCAGCGCAGTGAGCAGCTGCTGGCTGACCTGAGGAAGCGCAGCACCACCATCGCCCCCCTGAAGCTCCGCCGCCTCGCGCCCAGTAGACCCATCACAGTGGAGTCCCTCTGCGACTGGGAGACAGACAAG GAGTCTCTGTCAAGAGGGGACAGGTTCACCCTGAAAGCTAACTCAGACATTGAGAACTGGGATGTTGTTTCCAGTGATGGGGCAACCAAAACCTTCCCAGGAGTTTGCTTCCAGATCCCGCCGCCTGACCCAGAGGCCATTGACAAAGTGGACCT GCTGGGTGGTGAACTGGCAGACATCAAGAAGAGAAGAGCTGCTCTGTTAGCGTCCCTGAAGAATCACAACACAGACGTCTCCAGGGCCCAACAAGCAG CCCCAGTGTCCGCTGCCCCGCTGAGTCCCAAAGTGGCCGCCCTGGCTGATGAGCTGGACCAGCTGGACGGAGACCTGGCCCAGGCGGAGCAGGACGTCCTGAGCCGCCTGAGAACCCCACTGAACCGCAGCGACCCGGCCACAGATCTGGCCAACAGGCTGAAGGAGCAGGAG AAAGCAGCCAAGGCGCTGAAGGCTCTAGAGCAGAAGAAGGCAGCGGCCCAGGCTGACCTGCAGCCGCTGCTGTCCAAAGACCCCAGCGCCACCTCCTCCGCTCTGCCACTCAAACTCAGCGCCGCCAACAACAAGCACGATGGCATCAGCGCCCTCGCCGACCTCTACACCAAGAA AGCTAACGCATCTCTCAACCTGGAGAGTCAGATTAAGAAGGTGGACGGCATCGTCTCTGGTTTTGAGAAGAAGCTGAGTGAAGACGGTCCAATCCCTGATTCCCCAAATGCTATCCCGACCCAAGCTCAAGAGATTCAG AGCCTGCGTAAGACTGTGGCAGGGGCCCAGGATGACATGAAGAAGCTGGGTCAGGACCTGGAGACCACAGAGCAGCTGTGCAGCTCTCTCCAGCAGGGCTACCACGAGTACTGTCCCGACATCCGACGCCAGGGAACCCAGGTCAAGGAGCTGCAGAACCGCTACGCAAACGTTACCAACCAGCTGAAGGAGAG AGAAAACCTCTTGCAAGAAGCTACGGCTAAAAACCAGGAGTTCCAGAGCACAAGCAAATCCCTGAATTCCTTCCTGGACAATCTGCCTAAAAACCAGATGAACTCCACTGATGATCTATCTCAGGTCAATGCCAAGCAGAGCTCCCAAGAG AGGGTGATGGATGACCTGAAGAGGAAGGGCGATGACATGGACAGAGTGGTGGACCTGTCTCAAGACCTGCAGAATTTGCTTAAT GAGTATGACGCCAGTGTTGATAAATACAACAGTACCCTAGATGATGCTGGAGCCACTGTTGCAAAGAAGCCTCATATCCCCACACTTGCCGATGCTGTTCAGAAGCAG GAAAAGGCTCTGGTAAACCGTTATGCTGAGACATCAGCGGAAAATAACCAGCGCCTCAATCAGATGGGCTTGGCTAAGAATCTAATTGCACAA AATGAAGAGAAAGTTCACGTGGTGGCGCAGCAACAAGTGCAGCTCGAAAGCCAGCAAAGGACTTTCTCTGAGATAAATAGTCTGAAGAAAGATTtggaggatgagaaggagaggGTTGCTCACACCGAAACAGACCTGAGAACGTTCAAAGAAAGGATGCTGTCACTGAAGAGCCGTAGGGGAGTGGAGCGTGTTGAGGAAAAAGAAGTGCTGCAGTACTACCGTGACCCTAAACTGGAGAGTGATTTGGCGGATCTTCAGAACAAAATGCATGAAGAGGCCCTGAAGCGCAGCACCACCCAGGGTGAGGTCGAAGTTCTTAACAAGAAAATCACAATCCTGGAGGACACCCTAAAAAACACCACACCCAAACTAGTGACCAGAGAGGTGACAGAGTTCGAGAGGGATCCTCAGCTAGATGTAGAGGCGGCAAAGTTGAAAGATGAAATAGCAAGGATAAAAGATGACGTTCGAGTGAGAGATGGGGAGACCATTCACATGAAGACAGAAGTCACAATTCTTCAGCAGAAGAGGCCCCCCATCAAAGAGAGGGTGGTTAAGAAGGAAGTGGTGAAAGTGGAAAAGGATCCAGTGATGCTGAGCGCAGTACGAACATTCGAGACAGAAATTTCTGACGAGAGCAACAAGAGCAAGCTCATCAATGATGAAATCTTCCAGACAAGGAGCCAGATTAATGCGCTGGAGAGGATCATTCCAAATATCCAGCCTAAGATCATCACCAAGGAGGTGAAAAAGATTGAACAAGACCCTGACCTCATCAATGAATCTAAGAAGATTCGATCAGGCCTTGAGGAAGAGAGGATTGAAAACAACACTTTGGTCAGAGAGCTTACGGAACTCCACAGTCGCTACCGTGAAGTGCAAGACTGGAAACCAAGAATTGAGGTAAAGGAAATAGTTAATGAGATCTACCGGATAGACCCGAACACGGAGGTGGAGATAATGCGTCTAAAGAAAGACATACAAGACTCCAGCAAGCAGCGCTCTGATCTGGACAGTGACATCACCCTGGTCACGTCTGATGTGAATGTCCTCCGTTCTGAGAAGCCCAGAATAGAGCTGAAGGAAGTCCTCCAAGAGGTggtgaaggaggaaaggagccctgaaaatgagagagagattcagaggCTAAATGATCAGGTGAACCATCTACACAGCACTTATAACTCCATCCAGGACCAGCTGAGACTActaaggaaagagagagatgaatggaaGGCTGAAAAGTCCAAAGTAGAGACCAAGCTTGTCACCAGGGATGTCATCAAGTATGAAGATGATCCACTCTTGGAGAAAGAAGCTGACCGCTTGAGAAGAGATGTGCGGGAGGAGGCACAGCTGCGGCGCACCACTGAGGAGATGGTGTTCGACTTGCAAAACAAATACATCCTGTTGGAGAGGCAGAAACCTGAGGAGAAAGTGGTTGTGCAGGAGGTGTTGCGTCTACAGAAGGACCCAAGGCAGGTAGTTGAGCATGAGAGGCTCGGCAGAAACCTTGATGATGAAGTGAAGTCCCGGCGCCAGATAGAGCTAGAGTTGCAACAGCTAAGAACCAAGGTGGAGGATAAAGAGAAGATCCTCAGAGAGAGTGATGAGCACCAAAAGAAGATTCTAGTGGAGTCTGAACTCAGAGAGATCAGGCTGCGCATCAAACAGCTGGAAAATGCTCCACCTCCTGTTGAGGAGAGTATTGTTGTTGAGGAGGTACTGAAGGTTGAGAGAGACCCAAAACTGGAGAGGATGACAAATGGTCTTCGGTCAGACATCGACAAGGAAACCAACGACGTCCTCCGTCTCCAGAGAGACATCCGCAACACCAATGTCAAGCTTGAGATCCTACAGCGAGAGAAGTCTGTGGAGAAGACAGTGTACAAGGAGGTGGTCCGTGTTGAGAAAGATCAGGCTGTGGAAGCAGAGAGGGATCGCCTGAGGGAACAGGTATCCCAGGAGAAATTTGCCAGGCAGGACCTGGAGGATGAAATCAAACGTCTCTCTGACAAAATCAATTTTCTGCAGACTACCAAGTCCAGCTCTTCAAGAGAGGAGACCAGCCTCACTTTGAACAGAGATGCCTTACAAAGGGAGAGGGACAACCTCAATCGTGAGCTTAAGACCCTGGAGTCTGAGAGACATGACATAAGCCTGTCATTCCAGCAGCACAGCAGGCTGATGAGTGAGAGAACGCAGatgagcaggcagaggagcctTAAGATGGAATCTGACATCCAgcgtctggagagagagatcctGGATGAGAAGGACAAGATTCACTTGCGAGACAGCACCATCCGGGAGCTTCAGCTGGGAAAGCAGAAAGAGGAAAATGCAGAGACTAGGACCAAAGAGACCAATGTCTCCACTAAAATCACCATTTTGGATCCAGATACAGGCAAGGACATGTCTCCTTATgaggccttgctgcagggcctCATTGACCGTCAACAATACATTCATCTGCAGGAGCTGGAGTGTGATTGGGAAGAGATAACCTCCATGGGACCTGATGGTGAGACAACTGTACTCCAGGATCGCAAGAGCGGCAAGCAGTACTCCATCAAAAATGCCCTGAAGGATGGCAGGCTGACTAAGTATGACCTACAAAAGTACAAAGATGGCAAAATGCCCATCTCAGAGTTTGCCCTGCTGGTTGCAGGTGACAATAAGAAGCAACCACAATTTAACTCAATCATCCCAAAGTCCACCACATCTGTGAAATCGGCCCCCTCTAACCCCCCTACTTCTACTGAAATTCACCCAATTGCTGGAATAATGGATACAAACACTGACACCTGCTTTACAATACGCAGTGCCACCATGCGTAAACTGATCGACACCACCACAGCCCAAAGGCTTCTCGAAGCTCAGGCAGCAACAGGAGGCATCATTGATATCAGCAACAAACAGAAATACTCAGTCCACAAGGCAGCAGATAGAGGCCTCATTGACGCAACTCAACTACAGAGGCTGCTCAACGCACAGAAGGCCTTCACTGGTGTTGAGGATCCCATGACCAAGGAACGGTTGTCCGTGGGAGAGGCTGTTCAGAAAGGCTGGATGCCCAAGGAAACTGCCATTCGTTACATGGAGGCGCAGCACCTGACAGGAGGGCTGGTCAACCCCAACACCAACAGCCGAGTAAACATCTTTGACGCCATCGGGgccaaaatgattgacagcacaatgATGAGGGAGCTGCAGGCCGACACAAACTACGCCAAGGAGATTATAGAcccaatcacaaaggagaagATCAACTACAAACAGGCTTTGGATCGCTCCAAGAAAGACCCGCTGTCAGGCTTGTCGATGCTGCCTGCCTCTTCTAAAGATAGTGGTTACACTCCTATGTACACTTCTCATAGATACTCAAGACACTAG
- the ten1 gene encoding CST complex subunit TEN1, translating to MLPAAAVFHFPWEVNSGAVQEGESVRTFGRLVCYQPEESRATLSAQHASAQHQVLVHTLFVEPFDPIIGAQYIVLGEIENMEGVGVMVRARVLNCVDGVNLALLQKAINEQRSFFKERESKEADGPPT from the exons ATGCTGCCTGCAGCTGCGGTCTTTCATTTCCCCTGGGAAGTGaactccggtgcagtgcaggAAGGAGAGTCAGTGAGAACATTTGGCAG ACTGGTGTGCTATCAGCCTGAAGAGTCCAGGGCTACGCTGTCAGCCCAGCATGCTTCAGCACAGCACCAAGTGCTCGTCCACACCTTGTTTGTGGAGCCCTTTGACCCCATAATTGGAGCCCAGTATATAGTTCTGGGTGAGATTGAAAATATGGAGG GGGTTGGTGTGATGGTCCGTGCCCGCGTTCTGAACTGTGTTGATGGGGTAAATCTCGCACTTCTACAGAAAGCCATCAATGAACAGAGGAGCTTCttcaaagagagggagagcaaagaGGCTGACGGTCCACCAACCTGA